GCTTATATTCGGTATACAGTATCTGCAGGAGAGGAGCTGCTCGGACTCCCAGCTGGCAATTATTCTGAGCCGAATCATATTGTATTTGCCAAACCCTTGCCTGCCATGTCTGATGAATGGTATGAGAAGGGCAAGGCGCTTCAGCTGCTGCGAACGAGACGAAATACCCCAGAGGGGCTTGTTCGATTTAAATCGCTGCATTACATGAATAATATTCTAGCGAAGCGGGAGCTTATGCAGTATGCACAGGCTGTTCAGCGGCAAGCTGAGGGATTAATGCTGACACCGGAGGGATATTTGGCCGAAGGCATGGTCAGCAATCTCTTTTTTGTGAAGGATGGGATGGTGTTCACGCCAGAATTATCGACAGGCATCCTGCCGGGTATAACAAGAGAAGTTGTGCTTGAAGTGTGTAAAGAACAGCAGATCCCAGCTGCTGAGGGCCTATATACCTGGGAGGCGCTGAGGGATGCAGACGAAATTTTTATGACCAGCTCTATTCAGGAATTAGTTCCAATCACTACAATTCTGGACGTGCCGACAGGCGAGGACTCTGCGGTGGAGATATCACAAGGACGAATGGGTCCGATTACGAGAGAGCTGTTACATCTATATCGAATAAAGGCAGGTCGGAGAGATGCTACAACCTAGAATTTATAAGCGTACTTATCAAAAGGGTGAAATGACGCTTACCCTTGGTGAAAGAACACTCATTATGGGCATAGTTAATGTAACGCCGGATTCCTTCTCCGATGGCGGTC
This sequence is a window from Paenibacillus urinalis. Protein-coding genes within it:
- a CDS encoding aminotransferase class IV — encoded protein: MKYTMVNGQLTELKQAAIPVMDHGFLYGIGLFETFRTYQGKPSILRRHMERMAAGCAELGIPFAADSEELERWIVRLLAANGLEEAYIRYTVSAGEELLGLPAGNYSEPNHIVFAKPLPAMSDEWYEKGKALQLLRTRRNTPEGLVRFKSLHYMNNILAKRELMQYAQAVQRQAEGLMLTPEGYLAEGMVSNLFFVKDGMVFTPELSTGILPGITREVVLEVCKEQQIPAAEGLYTWEALRDADEIFMTSSIQELVPITTILDVPTGEDSAVEISQGRMGPITRELLHLYRIKAGRRDATT